A stretch of Desulfurivibrio alkaliphilus AHT 2 DNA encodes these proteins:
- a CDS encoding SDR family oxidoreductase — protein sequence MKKILITGATGYIGRRLLERLLREDGLQIRLLVRSKRKLRPDTVDKVEVVEGDTFDQQALALALKGIDTAFYLIHSMGAGGDFEDLDRMSAENFREACIAAGVAKIIYLGGLGVKESASKHLASRIETGEILSAKPEKIQTIWFRAGVIIGAGSASFEIIRNLVQKLPIMITPTWVKTKTQPVGVEDVVSYLAAAIDCPFPENTIVDIGAETMSFKEMMLAAGRLMGLKRWMMPVPVLSPRLSSYWLILFTPIPYKMAAALVDGLKSETIVLNANAQKYFPQIKPRSYDTIIRDALREIEEDQVLSRWCDSSAGQFCDIRDRDLVSQAILRDVRRIGLGGATPDQVFKSMCAVGGESGWFTYNFLWRIRGLIDKLVGGYGLSRGRRSSNSLRVGDALDFWKVADIKENKRLLLLAQMKLPGKAWLEFDIQSDALVQTAHFLPRGILGRLYWYSVLPLHHFVFRDLARKIVDQANKLPR from the coding sequence ATGAAAAAAATTTTGATTACCGGGGCCACCGGCTATATAGGCAGACGTTTACTGGAAAGGCTCTTGCGAGAGGATGGCCTGCAAATACGTCTTCTGGTTAGAAGTAAACGCAAACTGCGACCTGACACCGTGGACAAGGTGGAGGTGGTGGAAGGCGACACCTTTGATCAGCAAGCCCTGGCCCTCGCCCTTAAAGGCATTGATACCGCCTTTTATCTGATCCACTCCATGGGAGCCGGAGGTGATTTCGAAGACCTTGACCGGATGAGCGCCGAGAATTTCAGGGAGGCCTGCATTGCCGCTGGGGTAGCAAAAATTATCTACCTGGGCGGCCTGGGTGTGAAAGAAAGCGCCAGCAAGCATTTGGCAAGCAGGATCGAGACGGGCGAAATCCTCTCCGCCAAACCCGAGAAGATCCAGACGATCTGGTTTCGGGCCGGGGTCATCATCGGGGCCGGCAGTGCCAGTTTCGAGATAATAAGAAACCTGGTACAAAAATTACCCATCATGATCACCCCCACCTGGGTCAAAACCAAGACCCAGCCTGTGGGGGTTGAAGACGTGGTATCCTATCTGGCGGCGGCCATCGATTGCCCTTTCCCGGAAAACACCATTGTCGACATCGGCGCCGAGACCATGAGTTTTAAGGAAATGATGCTGGCTGCCGGCCGGCTCATGGGGCTCAAGCGCTGGATGATGCCGGTGCCTGTTTTATCGCCAAGGCTCTCGTCCTACTGGTTGATTTTATTTACCCCCATCCCCTATAAAATGGCGGCGGCCCTGGTGGATGGGCTCAAGTCGGAAACCATTGTCCTCAACGCCAACGCCCAAAAATATTTTCCGCAGATAAAACCCCGCAGCTATGACACCATCATTCGTGACGCCTTGCGTGAAATCGAAGAAGATCAGGTGTTGAGTCGCTGGTGTGATTCCAGTGCCGGCCAGTTTTGTGACATCCGGGATCGCGACCTGGTCAGCCAGGCCATCCTCCGTGACGTGCGCCGGATTGGCTTGGGCGGCGCGACCCCGGACCAAGTTTTCAAGTCAATGTGCGCGGTCGGCGGCGAATCAGGTTGGTTTACCTATAATTTTCTCTGGCGCATACGCGGCCTTATCGACAAGCTGGTGGGTGGCTACGGGCTTAGCCGCGGCCGTCGAAGCAGCAACAGCTTACGGGTGGGCGACGCGCTTGATTTCTGGAAGGTAGCCGACATTAAAGAGAACAAACGCCTGCTGCTGCTGGCCCAAATGAAGCTGCCGGGCAAGGCCTGGCTCGAATTCGACATTCAGTCCGACGCCTTGGTGCAGACCGCCCACTTTCTGCCGCGAGGGATCCTCGGCCGTCTCTACTGGTACTCGGTGCTCCCCCTCCACCATTTTGTTTTTAGAGATCTAGCCCGCAAGATCGTCGATCAAGCTAATAAACTGCCAAGGTAG
- a CDS encoding lipocalin family protein, with protein sequence MLTLVLGSVVIGQDKPLQVVDEVDLERYAGTWYEIARLPNRFQARCTGDVTATYTLLDNGQIKVVNRCRIEEGEFIEAEGRARLADKDGPASKLKVRFAPRFLSWIPFVWGDYWIIELDPGYRYAVVGDPARKYLWILAREPEMDDQILEEILKSTGEQGYDVSNVIRTKHLPR encoded by the coding sequence ATGCTTACGCTTGTTTTGGGATCAGTTGTGATCGGCCAGGATAAACCGTTGCAGGTTGTTGATGAGGTTGATCTTGAACGGTATGCCGGCACATGGTATGAAATCGCACGGTTGCCGAATCGTTTCCAGGCTAGGTGTACCGGAGATGTGACGGCGACCTATACACTTCTTGATAACGGTCAGATAAAGGTAGTAAATCGCTGCCGGATAGAAGAAGGTGAATTCATCGAAGCCGAAGGCCGTGCCCGTCTTGCCGATAAAGACGGACCTGCATCAAAGCTAAAAGTCCGGTTCGCTCCCCGCTTTTTATCGTGGATTCCTTTTGTATGGGGCGATTACTGGATTATCGAACTCGATCCGGGGTATCGATACGCAGTGGTCGGGGATCCGGCACGGAAATATTTATGGATACTCGCACGGGAGCCGGAAATGGATGATCAGATCCTTGAGGAAATTCTCAAAAGTACAGGTGAGCAGGGATATGACGTTTCAAATGTGATCAGAACAAAGCACCTGCCCAGGTGA
- a CDS encoding YeeE/YedE family protein, which yields MITGSLVLIIITGLLLGLAAGFVMHRSDYCVAGMFRDAFIFGRFKGLQILLLQVAVTMLLFELARQAGLLPLYPFPILAPPALVNFLGGIIFGLGMVLAGGCVFGTLYKMGAGSVVSAVAFLGLILGSGLYALVHPWWQQLAQATALAPGRITVPQLFNLDPLLPLIIFWLPTIFLLWRWGRQGALQRPAVVAGYLQPWRAAIILALIGLASYLLHGMPMGVTTSFTKFAAMGAAVVAPDWVAGQTLFQAVSLDVIHPDSGARLTGGPGPQPDLLFAIQVPLALGVVLGSTLSALLLREFAVRLRVPPLQLLSALAGGILMGLAARMTPACNVWHLMGGLPIMAMQSILFLLGLFPGTWLGVKLFRLLVR from the coding sequence ATGATCACCGGTTCCCTGGTCCTTATCATCATAACCGGCCTATTGTTGGGCCTGGCCGCCGGCTTTGTCATGCATCGCTCCGATTACTGCGTGGCGGGGATGTTCAGGGACGCCTTCATCTTTGGCCGCTTTAAAGGCCTGCAGATTCTGTTGCTCCAGGTGGCGGTGACCATGCTCCTTTTCGAGCTGGCCCGCCAGGCCGGTCTGCTCCCCCTTTACCCCTTTCCCATTCTGGCCCCCCCCGCCCTGGTCAATTTCCTGGGCGGGATCATCTTCGGCCTGGGAATGGTGCTGGCCGGCGGCTGCGTCTTCGGCACCCTCTACAAGATGGGAGCGGGCAGCGTGGTCAGCGCGGTCGCCTTTCTGGGCCTGATTCTGGGGAGCGGCCTTTATGCCCTGGTCCATCCCTGGTGGCAGCAGCTGGCCCAGGCCACCGCCCTTGCTCCGGGGCGGATCACCGTTCCCCAGTTGTTTAACCTGGACCCCCTTCTGCCCCTCATTATCTTCTGGTTGCCGACGATTTTTCTCCTCTGGCGCTGGGGGCGGCAGGGGGCGTTGCAGCGCCCGGCCGTGGTGGCGGGCTACCTCCAGCCCTGGCGGGCCGCGATTATCCTGGCCCTTATCGGCCTGGCCTCCTACCTGCTGCATGGGATGCCCATGGGGGTTACCACCTCCTTCACCAAGTTTGCCGCCATGGGGGCCGCGGTCGTGGCCCCGGATTGGGTGGCGGGGCAGACACTTTTCCAGGCGGTCTCCCTGGACGTGATCCATCCCGACAGTGGGGCCCGGCTCACCGGGGGGCCCGGTCCCCAGCCCGACCTGCTTTTCGCCATCCAGGTGCCCCTGGCGCTGGGGGTGGTGCTTGGGAGTACCCTCTCCGCCTTGCTGCTGCGGGAGTTTGCCGTTCGCCTGCGGGTTCCCCCCTTGCAATTGCTCAGCGCTCTGGCGGGGGGCATCCTGATGGGGCTGGCGGCCCGGATGACTCCGGCCTGCAATGTCTGGCATCTGATGGGTGGGCTGCCGATCATGGCCATGCAAAGCATTCTTTTCCTGCTGGGTCTTTTCCCCGGCACCTGGCTGGGGGTTAAACTGTTCAGGCTGCTGGTGCGCTAA
- a CDS encoding mechanosensitive ion channel family protein, protein MIQDLFAAVRVETMLAGLRALILLGAGLLLATAASRLSRRLLADRLSAQARHLLRRAVFYGILVLFVASAMRELGFSLAVIMGAAGVLTVAIGFASQTTASNLISGIFLIGERSFEIGDFIKVGDTFGEVLSIDALSVKLRTFDNLFVRIPNETMIKSEVTTLNRFPIRRLDLKLGVAYKEDIGRVQEVLMAVANANPLCLDEPAPLFIFLGFGDSALELQFSVWARRENFLDLRNGITAEIKAAFDQAGIEIPFPHRTIYTGEVTKPFPITLVETPQGGNNLPPTGKGSDTPALETKPE, encoded by the coding sequence GTGATCCAGGACCTGTTTGCCGCTGTTCGTGTCGAAACCATGCTGGCGGGGTTACGCGCCCTGATCCTGCTTGGCGCCGGCCTGCTGCTGGCCACGGCGGCCAGCCGGCTGAGCCGCCGCCTGTTGGCCGATCGCCTTTCCGCCCAGGCCCGGCATTTGTTGCGGCGCGCGGTTTTTTACGGTATTTTAGTGCTTTTCGTGGCCTCGGCCATGCGCGAACTGGGCTTCAGCCTGGCCGTGATCATGGGGGCGGCGGGAGTACTGACCGTGGCCATCGGTTTTGCCTCCCAGACCACGGCCTCCAACCTGATCAGCGGTATCTTCCTGATTGGCGAACGCAGTTTTGAGATCGGCGACTTCATCAAGGTGGGCGACACCTTCGGGGAAGTGCTCTCCATCGACGCCCTTTCGGTCAAGCTGCGCACCTTCGACAATCTGTTTGTCCGCATCCCCAATGAAACGATGATCAAAAGCGAGGTCACCACCTTGAACCGCTTCCCGATCCGGCGGTTGGATCTGAAGCTGGGGGTGGCTTACAAGGAAGACATTGGCCGGGTGCAAGAGGTGCTGATGGCGGTGGCCAATGCCAACCCCCTTTGCCTGGACGAACCAGCCCCGCTGTTCATCTTCCTGGGCTTTGGCGATTCGGCCCTGGAGTTGCAGTTCTCGGTCTGGGCCAGGCGTGAAAATTTCCTCGATTTACGCAACGGCATCACCGCCGAAATTAAGGCCGCCTTCGACCAGGCCGGAATCGAAATTCCCTTCCCGCACCGGACGATCTACACCGGCGAGGTGACCAAACCCTTTCCCATTACCCTGGTAGAAACTCCCCAGGGCGGCAACAACCTTCCGCCAACCGGCAAGGGAAGCGATACCCCAGCCTTGGAAACCAAACCCGAATAA
- a CDS encoding type II toxin-antitoxin system VapC family toxin: MTPPLLDTHVWLWWLLGQPELMAAERDSLDALASAGTPPTLASISLWEAQMLAAKGRLSLDMPLDRWLPVAAAPETVTLLPMDVAVILTLDRLPETFHGDPADRIIVATAQAHGLPLATRDKNIRRSRLAKIWKP; the protein is encoded by the coding sequence GTGACGCCGCCGCTGCTCGATACCCATGTCTGGTTATGGTGGTTGCTCGGTCAACCGGAACTGATGGCCGCCGAGCGCGATAGTCTGGACGCTCTGGCCTCCGCCGGCACCCCGCCGACACTTGCCTCCATCAGTCTGTGGGAGGCGCAAATGCTGGCCGCCAAAGGCAGGTTGTCCCTCGATATGCCGCTTGACCGTTGGTTGCCGGTGGCGGCGGCTCCTGAAACCGTAACTCTCTTGCCGATGGATGTTGCCGTTATTCTGACCCTTGATCGCCTGCCCGAAACTTTCCATGGCGATCCGGCCGACCGAATCATTGTGGCCACCGCTCAGGCGCACGGCCTGCCATTGGCCACTCGCGACAAAAACATCCGCCGATCCCGCCTCGCCAAAATTTGGAAGCCATAA
- a CDS encoding type II toxin-antitoxin system Phd/YefM family antitoxin, translating into MTTKAISVTEFKAHCLDMIRKVEHSGAAVELTRRGKVVARLVPAAPASGGTPPWLRLRGHGVLTAQPEDSVLKAEDFEAHGNTDR; encoded by the coding sequence ATGACCACTAAAGCGATAAGCGTTACGGAATTCAAGGCTCACTGCCTGGATATGATTCGCAAGGTTGAACATAGCGGGGCTGCCGTCGAGTTGACCAGACGGGGCAAGGTGGTGGCTCGCCTGGTTCCGGCCGCCCCGGCTTCCGGCGGCACCCCGCCCTGGCTGCGGCTGCGGGGGCACGGGGTGCTGACCGCACAACCGGAAGATTCGGTTCTTAAGGCCGAAGACTTTGAAGCCCACGGCAACACGGACCGGTGA
- a CDS encoding ABC transporter ATP-binding protein: MSTRPTNSYLLQNIRQTFAQRTVLAIDHLELTAGRSYALLGPNGSGKSTLLRLLALLQPPTSGQLFFQDRPVNWQSRELTALRRRVVLVDQHPIMFTTSVIKNVEYGLRLRGVTGSQRRRQALECLARVGMEQFAEAQAHRLSGGETQRVAIARALACRPEVMLFDEPTASIDLPNRMVVEQLMADIQRELGLTIIFASHDRLQANRLGDEKIVLFEGRPAPDSSWENQFPGQLLPDEQPPQCRIGHPAPITLTLSPTALAAPATGQGTGPAVMVRIDPTAIRLAPPNTNGPGTAPAPNRLPARVLQMSSEDEQIRVLLDAGFALTALVTREEISAAGLTVGDRLEVVIDPGGIELLGGY, translated from the coding sequence ATGAGCACCCGCCCGACCAATAGCTACCTTTTACAAAATATCCGCCAGACCTTTGCCCAGCGCACGGTGCTGGCCATCGACCACCTGGAGCTGACCGCCGGTCGCAGCTACGCCCTGCTCGGTCCCAACGGCAGCGGCAAAAGCACCCTGCTTCGCCTGCTGGCCCTGCTGCAGCCCCCCACCAGCGGGCAACTTTTTTTTCAAGACCGGCCGGTGAACTGGCAGAGCCGTGAGTTGACCGCGCTGCGGCGGCGGGTGGTGCTGGTGGATCAGCATCCCATCATGTTCACCACCTCGGTCATCAAAAACGTGGAGTACGGCCTCCGCCTGCGGGGGGTTACCGGCAGCCAGCGGCGCCGCCAGGCACTGGAATGCCTGGCGCGGGTGGGGATGGAACAATTTGCCGAGGCCCAGGCTCACCGTTTATCCGGCGGCGAAACCCAGCGGGTGGCCATTGCCCGGGCCCTGGCCTGCCGGCCGGAGGTCATGCTCTTTGATGAACCCACGGCCAGTATCGATTTGCCCAATCGAATGGTGGTGGAACAACTGATGGCCGACATTCAACGGGAACTGGGCTTGACCATCATCTTCGCCTCCCACGACCGTCTCCAGGCCAACCGCCTGGGCGATGAAAAGATTGTGTTGTTCGAGGGCCGCCCGGCCCCGGACAGCAGTTGGGAAAACCAGTTTCCCGGCCAACTTTTGCCCGATGAACAACCGCCGCAATGCCGCATCGGCCACCCGGCTCCCATAACCCTTACCCTCTCCCCCACCGCTTTGGCCGCCCCGGCCACCGGGCAAGGTACCGGCCCGGCGGTGATGGTCAGAATCGACCCCACCGCCATCCGCCTGGCACCACCAAACACCAATGGTCCTGGCACTGCTCCAGCCCCCAACCGACTGCCGGCCAGGGTATTGCAGATGAGTAGCGAAGATGAGCAAATCAGGGTGCTGCTGGATGCCGGCTTCGCCCTCACCGCCCTGGTAACCAGGGAGGAAATAAGTGCGGCCGGGTTAACGGTCGGCGACCGGCTGGAAGTGGTCATTGACCCCGGCGGGATTGAACTGCTTGGTGGTTATTAG
- a CDS encoding ABC transporter permease: MDFLRESFGAAIAMIVALDPEMYSIVYLSLHVSFFSTLIASILGVPLGFYLAVKKFRGKRLVITILNTLLALPTVVIGLLVYAFLSRRGMLGFMGLLYTPKAIIIGQVILILPWVTTFTMTAVSRIDERYRQTALTLGASALQAALVVVREARFGILAAIIAAFGRVIAEIGIAMMLGGNIKGYTRTMTTAMALEHNKGEFVLAVALGIVLLTVSLLLNAALQLAQGRYGGER, translated from the coding sequence ATGGACTTCTTACGGGAAAGCTTCGGCGCCGCCATCGCCATGATCGTGGCGCTGGACCCGGAGATGTACTCCATTGTCTACCTCTCCCTGCATGTCAGCTTTTTCTCCACCCTGATCGCCTCCATCCTGGGGGTGCCCCTGGGCTTCTACCTGGCAGTCAAGAAGTTCAGGGGCAAACGGTTGGTGATCACCATCCTCAACACCCTGCTGGCCCTGCCCACGGTGGTGATCGGCCTGCTGGTCTACGCCTTTTTGTCCCGGCGGGGGATGCTGGGTTTTATGGGGCTGCTCTATACCCCCAAGGCGATTATCATCGGCCAGGTGATTCTGATTTTACCCTGGGTTACCACCTTCACCATGACGGCGGTGAGCCGGATCGACGAGCGCTATCGCCAAACCGCCCTGACCCTGGGGGCCTCGGCCCTCCAGGCCGCCCTGGTGGTGGTCCGCGAGGCCCGCTTCGGCATTCTGGCGGCGATCATCGCCGCTTTCGGCCGGGTGATTGCCGAGATCGGCATTGCCATGATGCTGGGCGGCAACATCAAAGGCTACACCCGCACCATGACCACCGCCATGGCCCTGGAACACAACAAGGGCGAGTTTGTGTTGGCGGTGGCCCTGGGTATTGTTCTGCTGACGGTCAGCCTGCTGCTCAACGCCGCCCTGCAACTGGCCCAGGGTCGTTATGGGGGTGAACGATGA
- a CDS encoding substrate-binding domain-containing protein, whose amino-acid sequence MKRVLLTTICGLLLAAAPALAGDRFITMSTTTSTEASGLLNHLLPEFTKDTGIAVRVMSKGTGAALRDGMDGNVDVVMVHDTVREKRFVAEGYGSKRYHLMHNDFILVGPAADPVGVGNSADVADAFRKIAAARAPFVSRGDDSGTHAREKQLWQASGLSLNDQSAPRDGRGWYLSIGQGMGQALIMAEERNGYVLADRGTYLHYKFGREQALELEVVYEGDDLLQNPYGVIPVNPEKFPHVKFELADTFARWLVSERGQEVIGSYQLHGMPLFFPDAR is encoded by the coding sequence ATGAAACGAGTTTTATTGACCACCATCTGCGGCCTTCTATTGGCCGCCGCTCCGGCTTTGGCCGGCGACCGGTTTATCACCATGAGCACCACCACCAGCACCGAGGCCTCGGGGCTGCTCAATCACCTGCTGCCCGAGTTCACCAAGGACACCGGCATTGCCGTCCGGGTAATGAGCAAGGGTACCGGCGCCGCCCTGCGCGACGGGATGGACGGCAATGTCGATGTGGTCATGGTCCATGACACCGTTCGGGAGAAGCGGTTCGTGGCCGAGGGCTACGGCAGCAAGCGTTACCACCTGATGCACAACGATTTTATTCTGGTGGGGCCGGCCGCCGACCCGGTTGGGGTCGGCAACAGCGCCGATGTGGCCGACGCCTTCCGCAAGATCGCCGCCGCCAGGGCCCCCTTCGTTTCCCGGGGGGACGACAGCGGCACCCATGCCCGGGAAAAACAGCTCTGGCAGGCCAGTGGCTTGTCACTCAACGATCAGTCCGCGCCCCGCGACGGCCGGGGCTGGTATCTTTCCATCGGCCAGGGGATGGGCCAGGCCCTGATCATGGCGGAAGAGCGCAACGGTTACGTGCTGGCCGACCGGGGAACCTATCTCCATTACAAGTTCGGCCGGGAGCAGGCCCTGGAGCTGGAAGTAGTCTATGAGGGCGACGACCTGCTGCAAAACCCCTACGGAGTCATCCCGGTCAACCCGGAAAAATTCCCCCACGTCAAGTTTGAGTTGGCCGACACCTTTGCCCGCTGGCTGGTATCGGAACGGGGCCAGGAGGTAATCGGCAGCTATCAGCTCCACGGGATGCCGCTGTTTTTTCCCGATGCCCGCTAA
- a CDS encoding helix-turn-helix transcriptional regulator, with protein MTELLSTKEVAKLLAINEKMVYALIADKGLPATKVTGKWLFPRHLVDRWLENHTSNRPPQSSPLPPYHGLLIVAGSDDPLLERTLNLFNRSHPGHLAVYGNVGSFGGLKALRDNLCHLASSHLLQQENGDYNFQFAADELASPPAVVNFCSREQGLLLAKGNPLGINSVADLGPRKARIVNRPLSTGTRLLFEQQLQKIGLPGKRLVGYEREVARHLEVGLEILAGRADVGPAIKAVAGILGLDFLPLGRERFDLLIPRERFFEKGVQLFLGLLHEKEFKRLAADLEGYDIAQSGRVIFPHEAGSPP; from the coding sequence ATGACTGAACTCTTATCCACCAAGGAAGTGGCCAAGTTACTGGCGATCAATGAAAAGATGGTCTACGCCCTGATCGCCGACAAGGGCCTGCCGGCCACCAAGGTCACCGGCAAGTGGCTTTTCCCTCGCCATCTGGTGGATCGCTGGCTGGAAAACCACACCAGCAACCGGCCGCCGCAATCGTCCCCCCTGCCGCCCTACCACGGCCTGCTGATCGTGGCCGGCAGCGACGATCCCCTGCTGGAGCGCACCCTGAACCTGTTCAATCGCAGCCATCCCGGTCACCTGGCGGTTTACGGCAACGTGGGCAGTTTCGGCGGCCTCAAGGCCCTGCGGGACAACCTTTGCCACCTGGCCTCCAGCCATCTGCTGCAGCAGGAAAACGGCGACTACAACTTCCAGTTTGCCGCCGACGAGCTGGCCTCGCCCCCGGCGGTGGTCAACTTCTGCAGCCGGGAACAGGGGCTGTTGCTGGCCAAGGGCAACCCTTTGGGGATTAACAGCGTGGCCGATCTGGGGCCGCGTAAGGCCAGGATCGTCAACCGCCCTCTGAGTACCGGCACCCGGCTGCTTTTTGAGCAGCAGTTGCAAAAAATCGGATTGCCGGGGAAAAGACTGGTCGGCTATGAGCGGGAGGTGGCCCGCCATCTGGAGGTCGGCCTGGAAATTCTGGCCGGTCGAGCCGACGTCGGGCCGGCCATCAAAGCGGTGGCCGGGATCCTGGGCCTGGATTTTCTGCCTCTGGGCCGGGAGCGTTTCGACCTGCTGATTCCCCGCGAGCGTTTTTTTGAGAAAGGGGTCCAGCTCTTCCTGGGCCTGCTCCATGAAAAGGAGTTCAAGCGGCTGGCCGCCGACCTGGAAGGTTACGACATCGCCCAGAGCGGGCGGGTGATCTTCCCCCATGAAGCCGGTAGCCCGCCTTAG